The following are encoded in a window of Nibricoccus aquaticus genomic DNA:
- a CDS encoding transporter substrate-binding domain-containing protein, with product MRRLFHAGIVATLLLTTPRASADASPATPPPRLPDFTLGMAARQPLRVGSTSDSFPYGYLGADGKWTGFSADIFDALAREMRLTFQREGMPGRELIDRFRQGEFDLLQSLSQTADREAYTAFSVPFLTLKGAVFVRKNGPVRTLADLHDQPFAVIGVGSIAEKFIRDKNLRVKPIYVGSSDEALRLIEQGRCSAAFVSHLTALSVIDRAGLKNVEMLGETIEGYDIRHCIAVHKGDAQLLARLNEGLAILNRTGEYERIYRKWFNRVDPRFFTREQVIRYVLATLTLALLATLWGLLRQRTLRKRIAGQAAELAEKESLLSALYKNIPTGMCVLETRPEGRFVLSLNPQAELTLGLPAPSTTGRPLSELALPPALAALLAKILQRPAIVGEILREEFRLGETRQHLLVTLVPLAPSSQGFPRLCVLTEDITRRRQLDEEIAQSRRLRAIGELVGGIAHEFNNLLTPAMLKIGEIQADWTADTRLQTEIGLIQRVVIRSSELTHRLLAFGRKSSAHLETASLATLAASCLELLRQTIDRRIVLESSIPPALPPLQINATDLHQALLNLLLNARDTLTDKLALRPDGWTPRIQILVTPLPPEALDAPAGHTRPTLGWQRLTLRDNGQGMAPDVRERIFEPFFTTKGVGHGSGLGLATVWHTVTESGGHITVESIPGEGTAFHLVLPVNPAPSPASPIAKETPSAPTSPRRIFIAEDEELIAQTLVTILRRAGHHVDHAPDGSLAWERIQDKLPDHDLLIFDINMPGLDGIELSRRVRASTRYTGKILIISGRLSPAEKDALTEIGVDAMLPKPFTMDQFRTTVNTLCATAPVSA from the coding sequence GTGCGACGCCTTTTCCACGCAGGCATCGTCGCCACCCTCCTGCTCACCACGCCCCGCGCCTCCGCCGACGCCTCCCCGGCCACGCCTCCGCCCCGCCTTCCCGATTTCACCCTCGGTATGGCCGCGCGACAGCCCCTACGCGTCGGCAGTACCTCCGACAGCTTCCCCTACGGCTACCTCGGCGCCGACGGCAAATGGACCGGCTTCTCCGCCGACATCTTCGACGCCCTCGCCCGCGAGATGCGCCTCACCTTCCAACGCGAAGGCATGCCCGGCCGCGAACTCATCGACCGCTTCCGCCAGGGCGAATTCGACCTCCTCCAATCCCTCAGCCAGACCGCCGACCGCGAAGCCTACACCGCCTTCTCCGTCCCCTTCCTCACCCTCAAAGGCGCCGTTTTCGTCCGCAAAAACGGCCCCGTCCGCACCCTCGCCGACCTCCACGACCAGCCTTTCGCCGTCATCGGCGTCGGCAGCATCGCCGAAAAATTTATCCGCGATAAAAATCTCCGCGTTAAACCCATCTACGTCGGCTCCTCCGACGAAGCCCTCCGCCTCATCGAACAAGGCCGCTGCTCCGCCGCCTTCGTCTCCCACCTCACCGCTCTCTCCGTCATCGACCGCGCCGGACTGAAAAACGTCGAAATGCTCGGTGAAACCATCGAAGGCTACGACATCCGCCACTGCATCGCCGTCCATAAAGGCGACGCCCAGCTCCTCGCCCGTCTCAACGAGGGCCTCGCCATCCTGAATCGGACCGGCGAATACGAACGCATCTACCGCAAGTGGTTCAACCGCGTTGACCCGCGATTCTTCACCCGCGAGCAAGTCATCCGCTACGTCCTCGCCACCCTCACCCTCGCCCTCCTCGCCACCCTCTGGGGCCTCCTCCGCCAGCGCACCCTCCGCAAACGCATCGCCGGCCAGGCCGCCGAACTCGCCGAAAAAGAATCCCTCCTCAGCGCCCTCTATAAAAACATCCCCACCGGCATGTGCGTCCTCGAGACGCGCCCCGAAGGCCGTTTCGTCCTCTCCCTCAACCCCCAGGCCGAGCTCACCCTCGGCCTCCCCGCCCCCTCCACGACAGGCCGCCCCCTCAGCGAACTCGCCCTCCCGCCCGCCCTCGCCGCCCTCCTCGCGAAAATTCTCCAGCGCCCCGCCATCGTCGGTGAAATCCTCCGCGAAGAATTCCGCCTCGGCGAAACCCGCCAGCACCTCCTCGTCACCCTCGTCCCCCTCGCTCCGAGCTCCCAGGGCTTCCCCCGCCTCTGCGTCCTCACCGAAGACATCACCCGCCGCCGTCAGCTCGACGAAGAGATCGCCCAGTCCCGCCGCCTCCGCGCCATCGGCGAACTCGTCGGCGGCATCGCTCACGAATTCAACAACCTCCTCACCCCCGCCATGCTCAAGATCGGCGAGATCCAGGCCGACTGGACCGCCGACACCCGCCTTCAAACCGAGATCGGCCTCATCCAGCGCGTCGTCATCCGCTCCTCCGAACTCACCCACCGCCTCCTCGCCTTCGGCCGCAAATCCAGCGCCCACCTCGAAACCGCCAGCCTCGCCACCCTCGCCGCCAGCTGCCTCGAACTCCTCCGCCAGACCATCGACCGCCGCATCGTCCTCGAATCCTCGATACCGCCCGCCCTCCCCCCGCTCCAGATCAACGCCACCGATCTCCACCAGGCCCTTCTCAACCTCCTGCTCAACGCCCGCGACACCCTCACCGACAAACTCGCCCTCCGCCCCGACGGCTGGACTCCCCGCATCCAGATCCTCGTCACCCCGCTCCCGCCCGAAGCCCTCGACGCCCCCGCCGGCCACACCCGGCCCACTCTCGGCTGGCAGCGCCTCACCCTCCGCGACAACGGCCAGGGCATGGCCCCCGACGTCCGCGAACGCATCTTCGAACCCTTCTTCACCACCAAAGGCGTCGGCCACGGCTCCGGCCTCGGCCTCGCCACCGTCTGGCACACCGTCACCGAAAGCGGCGGCCACATCACTGTCGAATCCATCCCCGGCGAAGGCACCGCCTTCCACCTCGTCCTCCCCGTCAACCCCGCGCCTTCACCCGCCTCACCCATCGCCAAAGAAACACCATCCGCCCCCACGTCTCCACGCCGCATCTTCATCGCCGAAGACGAAGAACTCATCGCCCAGACCCTCGTCACCATCCTCCGCCGCGCCGGCCACCACGTGGATCACGCCCCCGACGGCTCCCTCGCCTGGGAACGTATCCAGGATAAACTGCCAGACCACGACCTCCTCATCTTCGACATCAACATGCCCGGCCTCGACGGCATCGAACTCTCCCGCCGCGTCCGCGCCTCCACTCGCTACACCGGGAAAATCCTCATCATCAGCGGCCGCCTCAGCCCCGCTGAAAAAGACGCCCTCACCGAGATCGGCGTGGACGCCATGCTCCCCAAACCCTTCACGATGGATCAATTCCGCACCACCGTGAACACCCTCTGCGCCACAGCCCCCGTCTCCGCGTAA
- a CDS encoding substrate-binding periplasmic protein, which translates to MNKTLRLVVSLLCAFALWLAPAGAAEESVLRIRADAWMPFNGEPSAERPGYVVELARLIFEPAGVKVDYQLMPWKDALASARKAEVDAVIGANPTEAEGLLRPKQSAGMPRVALFVKKDNPWKYENLQSLNAVRLGVISGYSYWDSFDAFLKSNRSGKVVYFQGDTPLTDGIAQLNKGKIDVMAETLAVFIWTVRSEGGSPADYRVAYLQAGEAIYMAFAKTAAGEKYARIFDEGLVRLRKSGELTTILKRYGLPDWE; encoded by the coding sequence ATGAACAAGACCCTGCGGCTGGTTGTTTCTTTGTTGTGCGCGTTTGCGTTGTGGCTGGCTCCGGCGGGGGCGGCCGAGGAATCGGTTTTGAGGATACGGGCGGACGCGTGGATGCCGTTCAACGGGGAGCCATCGGCGGAGCGGCCGGGGTATGTGGTGGAGCTGGCGCGGCTGATTTTCGAGCCGGCGGGGGTGAAAGTGGATTATCAGTTGATGCCGTGGAAGGACGCGCTGGCGTCGGCGCGGAAGGCGGAGGTGGATGCGGTGATCGGGGCGAATCCGACGGAGGCGGAGGGGTTGTTGCGGCCGAAGCAATCGGCGGGGATGCCGCGGGTGGCGCTGTTCGTGAAGAAGGACAATCCGTGGAAGTATGAGAATCTCCAGTCGCTCAATGCGGTGAGGCTGGGCGTGATTTCGGGGTACAGTTATTGGGATTCGTTCGATGCGTTTTTGAAAAGCAACCGTTCGGGGAAGGTGGTTTATTTCCAGGGGGATACGCCGCTGACCGATGGAATAGCGCAGCTGAACAAGGGTAAGATCGATGTGATGGCGGAGACGCTGGCGGTGTTTATCTGGACGGTGCGCAGCGAGGGGGGATCGCCGGCGGACTATCGGGTGGCTTACCTGCAGGCGGGCGAGGCGATCTATATGGCGTTCGCAAAGACGGCGGCCGGGGAAAAGTACGCACGGATTTTTGACGAGGGGCTGGTGCGGTTGCGCAAGAGCGGGGAGCTGACGACGATTTTGAAGCGGTACGGGCTGCCGGATTGGGAGTGA
- the tgt gene encoding tRNA guanosine(34) transglycosylase Tgt → MPEHFQLLKTDSVTAARRGRLQTRHGVVETPIFMPVGTQGTVKAITPQHIQEIGAQIILGNTYHLNLRPTSELVKELGGLHAFMGWEGPILTDSGGFQVFSLAKLRDIREDGVAFQSHLDGAKLFLGPKEVMTIQANLGSDIAMVLDECPPWPCTRDECARAVERSFRWAKQCKEIATDNGFLAGGHHVFAIAQGSTFDDLRREAAESLASLDLPGYAVGGVSVGEPEPEMIKQVGATTPFMPADKPRYTMGLGTPPQILKMIALGVDMFDCVLPSRVARNGLVFTPDGPMNLRNEKYRTDPRPIAEGVTNYTSRFSRAYLRHLTVAGEMLSATLLTIHNLQFFIELTAQARAHIEAGDFGAWHRAWIARYEAGAAERLAGGK, encoded by the coding sequence ATGCCTGAGCATTTCCAGTTGTTGAAAACCGATTCAGTCACGGCGGCGCGCCGGGGGCGTTTGCAGACGCGTCATGGGGTGGTGGAGACACCGATTTTCATGCCGGTCGGGACGCAGGGGACGGTGAAGGCGATCACGCCTCAGCACATCCAGGAGATCGGGGCGCAGATTATTCTGGGGAATACGTACCATCTGAATCTGCGGCCGACGAGTGAGCTGGTGAAGGAGCTGGGCGGGTTGCACGCGTTCATGGGGTGGGAAGGGCCGATCCTCACGGACAGCGGGGGGTTTCAGGTTTTTTCTTTGGCGAAGTTGCGCGACATCCGGGAGGACGGCGTGGCGTTTCAGTCGCATCTGGACGGGGCGAAGTTGTTTCTCGGGCCGAAGGAAGTGATGACGATCCAGGCGAATCTGGGGAGCGATATTGCGATGGTTTTGGATGAGTGTCCGCCGTGGCCTTGCACGCGGGATGAGTGCGCGCGGGCGGTGGAGCGGAGTTTTCGGTGGGCGAAGCAGTGCAAGGAGATCGCCACGGACAACGGGTTTCTGGCGGGCGGGCATCATGTGTTCGCAATCGCGCAGGGCTCAACGTTCGATGATCTGCGGCGCGAGGCGGCGGAGTCGCTGGCGTCGTTGGACCTTCCTGGATACGCGGTGGGCGGGGTGAGCGTGGGCGAGCCGGAGCCGGAGATGATCAAGCAAGTCGGGGCGACGACGCCGTTCATGCCGGCGGACAAGCCGCGCTATACGATGGGGCTGGGGACGCCGCCGCAGATTTTGAAGATGATCGCGCTGGGGGTTGATATGTTCGATTGCGTGCTGCCGAGCCGCGTGGCGCGCAACGGGTTGGTGTTCACGCCGGACGGGCCGATGAATTTGCGGAACGAGAAGTACCGGACCGATCCGCGGCCGATTGCGGAAGGCGTGACGAATTATACGTCGCGGTTTTCACGGGCTTATTTGCGGCATCTGACGGTCGCGGGAGAGATGCTGAGCGCGACGTTGCTGACGATTCACAATCTCCAGTTTTTCATCGAGCTGACGGCGCAGGCGCGGGCGCATATCGAGGCGGGGGATTTTGGTGCGTGGCATCGCGCGTGGATTGCGCGTTACGAGGCGGGGGCAGCGGAGCGGCTGGCGGGCGGGAAGTGA
- a CDS encoding anthranilate synthase component II codes for MLLVIDNYDSFTYNLVQYYGQLGVEQRIFRNNEITPAEALALNPDRVLLSPGPCSPAEAGVTLDIIKAFAGKKPIFGVCLGHQSIGHYFGGKVVRADRLMHGKTSPIHHKNTDVFEGMPQDFPATRYHSLLVERASFPAALEITAETAEGEIMGLRHKELPIWGVQFHPESIATEGGMKILENFLKLN; via the coding sequence GTGCTCCTCGTCATCGATAACTACGACTCCTTCACCTACAACCTCGTCCAATACTACGGACAGCTTGGCGTCGAACAGCGCATCTTCCGCAACAACGAGATCACCCCCGCCGAAGCCCTCGCCCTCAACCCCGACCGCGTCCTCCTCTCCCCCGGTCCCTGCTCGCCCGCCGAAGCCGGCGTCACCCTAGACATCATCAAAGCCTTCGCCGGCAAAAAACCCATCTTCGGCGTCTGCCTCGGCCACCAATCCATCGGCCACTACTTCGGCGGCAAAGTCGTCCGCGCCGACCGCCTCATGCACGGCAAGACCTCCCCGATCCATCACAAGAACACCGACGTCTTCGAAGGCATGCCGCAGGATTTCCCCGCCACCCGCTACCACTCCCTCCTCGTCGAGCGCGCCAGCTTTCCCGCCGCGCTCGAAATCACCGCCGAAACTGCCGAAGGCGAGATCATGGGTCTGCGCCACAAAGAGCTCCCCATCTGGGGCGTCCAATTCCACCCCGAGTCCATCGCCACCGAAGGCGGCATGAAGATCCTGGAAAACTTCCTGAAACTAAACTGA